From Anopheles funestus chromosome 3RL, idAnoFuneDA-416_04, whole genome shotgun sequence, a single genomic window includes:
- the LOC125772112 gene encoding mediator of RNA polymerase II transcription subunit 14 isoform X1 produces MAPQPLEQGGAVTSFIPTGQEMAQRQNLIPLGRLIDFIIQRTYHELTVLAELLPRKTDMDRKIEIYNFSASTRQLFIRLLALVKWANSASKVDKSAKIMGFLDKQSMLFIDTADMLSRVARETLVHARLPNFHIPAAVEILTTGSYSRLPSVIRDRIVPPDPITPAEKRQTLQRLNQVIQHRLVTGSLLPQLRKFRIENGRVTFKVDHEFEVSLTVMGDAPTVPWRLLDIDFLVEDKETGDGKALVHPLQVNYIHQLIQGRIVDCTDALAEVYTCLHYFCQSLQLEVLYTQTLRLIRDRLDDHIHVDEYVVGSRLTVSYWRELTNKDPKSELGYRLTIQTDPNDAAKQLAILHVPSIGNKEADIADRAVRSDLLSMERLLVHTVYVRSLARLNDVKTELQLFLKDVEYHIQGTPAMLTVPVLNPCLRAEHIYITVDTHTGMLRCHVPKHLDCPIMPEMQHALNNDWSKLQHLISELRYWITQRRCEKTLQHLPAATQDRLPLIYPQNHPIARMGPHKVFIQLYRHANVILIVELKEKKTCPNEMTYTFYLVLVKPSSVEEGQSQDTASAGQTNAPSGSAGHPSSNETTTAAMPKMYLRVLSMIEFDTFVATHGPGTYIDDPSTTCTSTKRKISPLDSALSSMGPPLKQQKTIYPAYFIPELAHVVAMCDEKLPFVTLAKEFTMRKIPHGGLQVEANATSLVLKLLTLPQPKPPQVPPSAQQQQQQQQQQQQQQSGQSGSDAKAAAAAAANEPKTVHVPPIDKQVWNALLKRLLSVSVRAQVNKSNQTRLWTMELVFYGSPLPSLHHKEQGMRRAVYLQYEMQPVESVSKVVDQLLSDWSKIVYLYTLVHEFREQFNNEKYNLQSMVTIKSYSYTNLLLAYGPNKDVSVNICWDTEAKEFRLVFTGGNSAINAHSMMRDQLQAHLNHNYSLAQIVHMLHETYQPLSSIAKLPIIPHLAILQSPKIPVLSFCIIPQSPTLLRISFQGVYCLEVRFRGGGLCTIRDGAYSRFDRSHVVEEFTPTQGLKGFLSKYVDETAVFRRRSQSEDDNPPSPVTLEDPSGHGGAGGGTGGGNNGGAGGGGGTGGGSNTFLSGGAGMRGPQSPRDPGLRFAAPLTPPTSSNPHTPASPHPIGGGGGAGGAGGGGAGGTGGQGGQQQGHMSNFNMTSPPASHMPHPSPSGGLMPSSPLNAQPSPMAAHSPGPSSLPYMQSHTDGSPFAALSPAASNWPGSPGMPRPSPRPGQSPEHKVQTSHHYTSRVLPARSWAGAIPTTLTYEALDTLCRATSHPQKEVPGPELSPLERFLGSVFMRRQLQRIIHQEESLMAITSNEPGVVVFKADCLQYQVFLNPNHMQSLHLKVDQLPMGPMMDGKPPYQWAAQDLQILEQFFDQRVAAPPYRPAVMTSFTRMLNLPAKVLKDFIQIMRLDLMPELVQGNKWNVQFVLRVPPSATPIVPVGTTTILSHRQKILFFIQITRVPYMPNMEWKDAVTMLLPMVYDMNMNHTTLAERREPMPPQLNSAVSAHLRRFSECSVLLPDECSLFPAVHDLLLTLTLPNEPPAPGQMQMQMGGVMQPGGGPGGPGGPGGPMGGQIGGPSPQVVPQVGSSPGPMMHSPMQQMGGGGQQPGGYGGMVGGPGGGPQSGGPGGGGPGGPN; encoded by the exons ATGGCACCACAACCGCTGGAACAGGGAGGAGCGGTGACGAGCTTCATCCCGACGGGGCAGGAGATGGCACAGAGACAGAATCTGATCCCGTTAGGCCGTTTGATAGATTTCATCATTCAGCGGACGTACCATGAGTTGACGGTTCTTGCCGAACT ACTGCCCCGTAAAACCGACATGGACCGGAAGATCGAAATTTACAACTTTTCCGCCAGCACGCGGCAGCTGTTCATTCGCCTGCTGGCACTGGTAAAGTGGGCCAACTCAGCCTCCAAGGTGGACAAATCGGCCAAGATAATGGGCTTCCTGGATAAACAGTCGATGCTGTTCATAGACACGGCCGATATGCTATCGCGCGTCGCACGGGAAACGCTCGTACATGCCAGGCTGCCTAATTTTCACATTCCTGCAGCGGTTGAAATCCTTACCACAGGCAGCTACTCTCGTCTACCATCTGTCATTCGGGACCGAATAGTACCGCCGGATCCGATAACGCCAGCGGAAAAACGACAAACACTACAGCGCTTGAACCAGGTCATACAGCATCGTCTGGTAACGGGCAGTTTGCTGCCACAGTTGCGCAAATTTCGCATCGAAAACGGACGCGTCACGTTCAAGGTGGATCACGAGTTTGAGGTGTCGTTGACGGTGATGGGTGATGCACCGACCGTACCCTGGCGATTGCTGGACATTGATTTCTTGGTCGAAGACAAGGAGACAGGCGATGGCAAAGCGTTGGTGCATCCGTTACAGGTAAACTACATTCATCAGCTAATTCAGGGTCGCATTGTGGACTGTACGGATGCCCTTGCGGAAGTGTACACCTGTCTGCACTACTTCTGCCAATCGCTGCAGCTGGAGGTActttacacacaaacactccgTCTGATCCGCGATCGGCTTGATGATCACATCCACGTGGACGAATATGTCGTGGGATCGCGGCTGACCGTTTCTTACTGGCGTGAGCTCACAAACAAGGATCCCAAATCGGAACTAGGCTATCGGCTCACCATCCAAACGGATCCGAACGATGCAGCGAAACAGCTTGCCATCCTGCACGTACCGTCGATCGGTAACAAGGAAGCTGACATTGCCGATCGTGCCGTCCGCTCGGACTTGCTGTCCATGGAACGATTGCTCGTGCACACGGTATACGTGCGATCACTTGCGCGCCTTAACGACGTGAAAACCGAACTGCAGCTGTTCCTTAAGGACGTTGAGTATCACATCCAAGGTACACCAGCCATGCTGACCGTACCGGTGCTTAACCCATGCCTACGGGCGGAACACATCTACATTACGGTGGATACGCACACGGGCATGTTACGGTGCCACGTACCGAAGCATCTCGACTGTCCGATTATGCCCGAAATGCAGCACGCCCTCAACAACGACTGGTCGAAGCTGCAGCATCTGATATCGGAATTGCGCTACTGGATCACGCAACGAAGGTGTGAGAAAACGTTGCAACATTTGCCGGCAGCAACACAAGACCGTTTGCCGCTAATCTATCCTCAAAACCATCCGATCGCTCGTATGGGACCGCATAAGGTGTTTATTCAACTGTACCGGCATGCCAACGTCATTTTG ATCGTTGAgctaaaggaaaagaaaacgtgCCCCAACGAAATGACCTACACATTCTACTTGGTGCTGGTAAAACCATCCTCTGTCGAAGAGGGACAGTCGCAGGATACAGCTTCCGCCGGGCAAACAAACGCACCATCCGGCTCAGCAGGACACCCATCAAGCAACGAAACGACAACCGCCGCAATGCCGAAAATGTACCTTCGCGTGCTTTCGATGATTGAGTTCGATACGTTCGTGGCAACTCATGGACCGGGCACGTACATTGATGATCCGAGCACGACATGCACCAGCACGAAGCGAAAGATATCGCCCCTGGATAGTGCACTGTCCAGCATGGGACCACCACTAAAGCAGCAGAAAACCATCTATCCGGCCTACTTCATTCCCGAGCTGGCCCATGTAGTGGCGATGTGTGACGAGAAGCTACCGTTTGTTACGCTTGCCAAGGAGTTTACCATGCGGAAGATACCGCACGGTGGCCTGCAAGTGGAAGCGAATGCAACGTCACTCGTGCTGAAACTTTTAACACTACCACAACCGAAGCCACCACAGGTGCCGCCTTCTgctcagcaacagcagcagcagcagcaacaacagcaacagcaacaatctGGCCAATCAGGATCCGATGCTAAAgcggctgctgcagcagcagcgaacGAACCAAAAACCGTACATGTACCACCGATCGATAAGCAGGTGTGGAATGCACTGCTCAAACGTTTGCTCTCTGTATCGGTACGGGCTCAGGTAAACAAAAGCAATCAAACACGTCTATGGACGATGGAGCTCGTTTTTTACGGTTCGCCACTGCCGAGCCTGCACCACAAGGAGCAGGGCATGCGACGGGCCGTTTATCTTCAGTACGAAATGCAACCCGTCGAATCGGTCTCGAAGGTGGTCGATCAACTGTTGAGCGATTGGTCCAAGATTGTGTACCTTTACACGCTGGTGCACGAGTTCCGCGAGCAGTTTAACAACGAAAAATACAACCTACAGAGCATGGTGACGATCAAATCGTACAGCTACACCAATCTGCTGCTCGCTTACGGCCCGAACAAGGACGTGAGCGTGAACATCTGCTGGGATACGGAGGCGAAAGAGTTTCGGCTCGTCTTTACCGGTGGCAACAGTGCCATCAATGCTCATTCGATGATGCGCGATCAGCTGCAGGCGCATCTGAACCACAACTATAGCCTGGCGCAGATCGTGCACATGCTGCACGAAACGTACCAACCGCTTAGCTCGATCGCAAAACTGCCGATCATACCGCATCTGGCGATATTACAGTCGCCCAAAATCCCGGTCCTGTCCTTCTGCATCATCCCCCAGTCGCCGACACTGTTGCGCATCTCGTTCCAGGGCGTTTACTGTCTGGAGGTACGGTTCCGAGGTGGTGGTCTGTGCACTATACGGGACGGTGCATATAGTCGGTTCGATCGGAGCCACGTCGTGGAAGAGTTCACACCGACGCAGGGTTTGAAAGGATTCCTGTCCAAGTACGTGGACGAAACGGCCGTGTTCCGGCGACGTTCCCAGTCCGAGGATGACAACCCACCGTCGCCGGTAACGTTGGAGGATCCATCGGGACATGGCGGTGCAGGGGGTGGTACCGGCGGAGGTAATAATGGTGGCgctggtggtggcggtggtacgGGGGGTGGTTCAAACACGTTCCTCAGCGGAGGCGCTGGTATGAGAGGGCCACAGAGTCCGCGTGACCCAGGTCTCCGGTTTGCGGCGCCTCTAACACCGCCCACCAGCTCCAACCCGCACACACCGGCCAGTCCACACCCGATTGGTGGTGGAGGCGGTGCAGGTGGTGCCGGTGGTGGAGGTGCTGGTGGTACGGGGGGTCAGGGTGGGCAGCAACAAGGTCATATGAGTAATTTCAACATGACTTCACCGCCAGCCTCTCACATGCCGCATCCGTCGCCGAGCGGAGGTCTTATGCCATCGTCCCCACTGAATGCACAACCAAGCCCGATGGCGGCACATTCGCCCGGTCCGAGCAGCTTGCCGTACATGCAGAGCCACACCGACGGCAGTCCATTTGCAGCACTTTCCCCGGCTGCATCGAACTGGCCCGGGTCTCCGGGGATGCCTCGACCATCGCCACGACCTGGTCAAAGTCCGGAACATAAAGTACAAA CGTCCCATCATTACACGTCGCGCGTTCTACCGGCACGCTCGTGGGCCGGTGCGATACCGACCACATTGACCTACGAGGCACTCGATACGCTCTGTCGAGCAACGTCCCATCCGCAGAAGGAAGTTCCCGGTCCGGAGTTGAGTCCGCTCGAGCGTTTTCTCGGTTCGGTGTTTATGCGCCGGCAGCTACAGCGTATCATCCACCAGGAGGAGAGC CTGATGGCGATAACCTCGAACGAACCGGGTGTTGTGGTGTTTAAGGCAGATTGTCTGCAATACCAAGTCTTCCTCAACCCGAACCACATGCAATCGCTACACCTGAAGGTGGACCAGCTACCGATGGGACCGATGATGGACGGAAAGCCTCCGTACCAGTGGGCCGCCCAAGATCTGCAGATCCTGGAACAGTTCTTCGATCAGCGTGTAGCAGCACCACCCTATCGTCCGGCAGTCATGACCAGCTTCACGCGCATGCTTAACCTACCGGCTAAGGTGTTGAAAGACTTCATCCAGATAATGCGCCTAGATTTGATGCCGGAGCTGGTGCAGGGCAACAAATGGAACGTACAGTTCGTACTGCGCGTACCACCGTCGGCCACACCGATCGTACCCGTCGGCACCACGACGATCCTGTCCCACAGGCAGAAGATACTGTTCTTCATACAAATTACGCGCGTACCGTATATGCCCAACATGGAATGGAAGGATGCGGTAACGATGCTGCTCCCGATGGTGTACGACATGAATATGAACCACACGACACTAGCCGAACGGCGTGAACCGATGCCACCGCAGCTAAACAGTGCCGTCAGTGCGCATTTGCGCCGTTTCTCCGAATGCTCCGTACTGCTGCCCGATGAGTGTTCCCTGTTTCCGGCCGTACACGATTTGCTGCTAACGCTGACACTTCCCAACGAACCGCCGGCACCGGGACAAATGCAGATGCAG ATGGGTGGCGTAATGCAACCTGGAGGTGGACCGGGTGGTCCTGGAGGTCCAGGTGGACCAATGGGTGGACAGATAGGAGGTCCCTCGCCGCAGGTGGTACCGCAGGTTGGTTCTAGCCCGGGTCCAATGATGCATTCGCCGATGCAACAGATGGGCGGTGGTGGACAACAACCCGGTGGTTACGGTGGAATGGTTGGAGGTCCTGGGGGTGGTCCACAATCCGGCGGTCCTGGCGGTGGTGGTCCCGGAGGACCAAACTAA
- the LOC125772112 gene encoding mediator of RNA polymerase II transcription subunit 14 isoform X2, whose amino-acid sequence MAPQPLEQGGAVTSFIPTGQEMAQRQNLIPLGRLIDFIIQRTYHELTVLAELLPRKTDMDRKIEIYNFSASTRQLFIRLLALVKWANSASKVDKSAKIMGFLDKQSMLFIDTADMLSRVARETLVHARLPNFHIPAAVEILTTGSYSRLPSVIRDRIVPPDPITPAEKRQTLQRLNQVIQHRLVTGSLLPQLRKFRIENGRVTFKVDHEFEVSLTVMGDAPTVPWRLLDIDFLVEDKETGDGKALVHPLQVNYIHQLIQGRIVDCTDALAEVYTCLHYFCQSLQLEVLYTQTLRLIRDRLDDHIHVDEYVVGSRLTVSYWRELTNKDPKSELGYRLTIQTDPNDAAKQLAILHVPSIGNKEADIADRAVRSDLLSMERLLVHTVYVRSLARLNDVKTELQLFLKDVEYHIQGTPAMLTVPVLNPCLRAEHIYITVDTHTGMLRCHVPKHLDCPIMPEMQHALNNDWSKLQHLISELRYWITQRRCEKTLQHLPAATQDRLPLIYPQNHPIARMGPHKVFIQLYRHANVILIVELKEKKTCPNEMTYTFYLVLVKPSSVEEGQSQDTASAGQTNAPSGSAGHPSSNETTTAAMPKMYLRVLSMIEFDTFVATHGPGTYIDDPSTTCTSTKRKISPLDSALSSMGPPLKQQKTIYPAYFIPELAHVVAMCDEKLPFVTLAKEFTMRKIPHGGLQVEANATSLVLKLLTLPQPKPPQVPPSAQQQQQQQQQQQQQQSGQSGSDAKAAAAAAANEPKTVHVPPIDKQVWNALLKRLLSVSVRAQVNKSNQTRLWTMELVFYGSPLPSLHHKEQGMRRAVYLQYEMQPVESVSKVVDQLLSDWSKIVYLYTLVHEFREQFNNEKYNLQSMVTIKSYSYTNLLLAYGPNKDVSVNICWDTEAKEFRLVFTGGNSAINAHSMMRDQLQAHLNHNYSLAQIVHMLHETYQPLSSIAKLPIIPHLAILQSPKIPVLSFCIIPQSPTLLRISFQGVYCLEVRFRGGGLCTIRDGAYSRFDRSHVVEEFTPTQGLKGFLSKYVDETAVFRRRSQSEDDNPPSPVTLEDPSGHGGAGGGTGGASHMPHPSPSGGLMPSSPLNAQPSPMAAHSPGPSSLPYMQSHTDGSPFAALSPAASNWPGSPGMPRPSPRPGQSPEHKVQTSHHYTSRVLPARSWAGAIPTTLTYEALDTLCRATSHPQKEVPGPELSPLERFLGSVFMRRQLQRIIHQEESLMAITSNEPGVVVFKADCLQYQVFLNPNHMQSLHLKVDQLPMGPMMDGKPPYQWAAQDLQILEQFFDQRVAAPPYRPAVMTSFTRMLNLPAKVLKDFIQIMRLDLMPELVQGNKWNVQFVLRVPPSATPIVPVGTTTILSHRQKILFFIQITRVPYMPNMEWKDAVTMLLPMVYDMNMNHTTLAERREPMPPQLNSAVSAHLRRFSECSVLLPDECSLFPAVHDLLLTLTLPNEPPAPGQMQMQMGGVMQPGGGPGGPGGPGGPMGGQIGGPSPQVVPQVGSSPGPMMHSPMQQMGGGGQQPGGYGGMVGGPGGGPQSGGPGGGGPGGPN is encoded by the exons ATGGCACCACAACCGCTGGAACAGGGAGGAGCGGTGACGAGCTTCATCCCGACGGGGCAGGAGATGGCACAGAGACAGAATCTGATCCCGTTAGGCCGTTTGATAGATTTCATCATTCAGCGGACGTACCATGAGTTGACGGTTCTTGCCGAACT ACTGCCCCGTAAAACCGACATGGACCGGAAGATCGAAATTTACAACTTTTCCGCCAGCACGCGGCAGCTGTTCATTCGCCTGCTGGCACTGGTAAAGTGGGCCAACTCAGCCTCCAAGGTGGACAAATCGGCCAAGATAATGGGCTTCCTGGATAAACAGTCGATGCTGTTCATAGACACGGCCGATATGCTATCGCGCGTCGCACGGGAAACGCTCGTACATGCCAGGCTGCCTAATTTTCACATTCCTGCAGCGGTTGAAATCCTTACCACAGGCAGCTACTCTCGTCTACCATCTGTCATTCGGGACCGAATAGTACCGCCGGATCCGATAACGCCAGCGGAAAAACGACAAACACTACAGCGCTTGAACCAGGTCATACAGCATCGTCTGGTAACGGGCAGTTTGCTGCCACAGTTGCGCAAATTTCGCATCGAAAACGGACGCGTCACGTTCAAGGTGGATCACGAGTTTGAGGTGTCGTTGACGGTGATGGGTGATGCACCGACCGTACCCTGGCGATTGCTGGACATTGATTTCTTGGTCGAAGACAAGGAGACAGGCGATGGCAAAGCGTTGGTGCATCCGTTACAGGTAAACTACATTCATCAGCTAATTCAGGGTCGCATTGTGGACTGTACGGATGCCCTTGCGGAAGTGTACACCTGTCTGCACTACTTCTGCCAATCGCTGCAGCTGGAGGTActttacacacaaacactccgTCTGATCCGCGATCGGCTTGATGATCACATCCACGTGGACGAATATGTCGTGGGATCGCGGCTGACCGTTTCTTACTGGCGTGAGCTCACAAACAAGGATCCCAAATCGGAACTAGGCTATCGGCTCACCATCCAAACGGATCCGAACGATGCAGCGAAACAGCTTGCCATCCTGCACGTACCGTCGATCGGTAACAAGGAAGCTGACATTGCCGATCGTGCCGTCCGCTCGGACTTGCTGTCCATGGAACGATTGCTCGTGCACACGGTATACGTGCGATCACTTGCGCGCCTTAACGACGTGAAAACCGAACTGCAGCTGTTCCTTAAGGACGTTGAGTATCACATCCAAGGTACACCAGCCATGCTGACCGTACCGGTGCTTAACCCATGCCTACGGGCGGAACACATCTACATTACGGTGGATACGCACACGGGCATGTTACGGTGCCACGTACCGAAGCATCTCGACTGTCCGATTATGCCCGAAATGCAGCACGCCCTCAACAACGACTGGTCGAAGCTGCAGCATCTGATATCGGAATTGCGCTACTGGATCACGCAACGAAGGTGTGAGAAAACGTTGCAACATTTGCCGGCAGCAACACAAGACCGTTTGCCGCTAATCTATCCTCAAAACCATCCGATCGCTCGTATGGGACCGCATAAGGTGTTTATTCAACTGTACCGGCATGCCAACGTCATTTTG ATCGTTGAgctaaaggaaaagaaaacgtgCCCCAACGAAATGACCTACACATTCTACTTGGTGCTGGTAAAACCATCCTCTGTCGAAGAGGGACAGTCGCAGGATACAGCTTCCGCCGGGCAAACAAACGCACCATCCGGCTCAGCAGGACACCCATCAAGCAACGAAACGACAACCGCCGCAATGCCGAAAATGTACCTTCGCGTGCTTTCGATGATTGAGTTCGATACGTTCGTGGCAACTCATGGACCGGGCACGTACATTGATGATCCGAGCACGACATGCACCAGCACGAAGCGAAAGATATCGCCCCTGGATAGTGCACTGTCCAGCATGGGACCACCACTAAAGCAGCAGAAAACCATCTATCCGGCCTACTTCATTCCCGAGCTGGCCCATGTAGTGGCGATGTGTGACGAGAAGCTACCGTTTGTTACGCTTGCCAAGGAGTTTACCATGCGGAAGATACCGCACGGTGGCCTGCAAGTGGAAGCGAATGCAACGTCACTCGTGCTGAAACTTTTAACACTACCACAACCGAAGCCACCACAGGTGCCGCCTTCTgctcagcaacagcagcagcagcagcaacaacagcaacagcaacaatctGGCCAATCAGGATCCGATGCTAAAgcggctgctgcagcagcagcgaacGAACCAAAAACCGTACATGTACCACCGATCGATAAGCAGGTGTGGAATGCACTGCTCAAACGTTTGCTCTCTGTATCGGTACGGGCTCAGGTAAACAAAAGCAATCAAACACGTCTATGGACGATGGAGCTCGTTTTTTACGGTTCGCCACTGCCGAGCCTGCACCACAAGGAGCAGGGCATGCGACGGGCCGTTTATCTTCAGTACGAAATGCAACCCGTCGAATCGGTCTCGAAGGTGGTCGATCAACTGTTGAGCGATTGGTCCAAGATTGTGTACCTTTACACGCTGGTGCACGAGTTCCGCGAGCAGTTTAACAACGAAAAATACAACCTACAGAGCATGGTGACGATCAAATCGTACAGCTACACCAATCTGCTGCTCGCTTACGGCCCGAACAAGGACGTGAGCGTGAACATCTGCTGGGATACGGAGGCGAAAGAGTTTCGGCTCGTCTTTACCGGTGGCAACAGTGCCATCAATGCTCATTCGATGATGCGCGATCAGCTGCAGGCGCATCTGAACCACAACTATAGCCTGGCGCAGATCGTGCACATGCTGCACGAAACGTACCAACCGCTTAGCTCGATCGCAAAACTGCCGATCATACCGCATCTGGCGATATTACAGTCGCCCAAAATCCCGGTCCTGTCCTTCTGCATCATCCCCCAGTCGCCGACACTGTTGCGCATCTCGTTCCAGGGCGTTTACTGTCTGGAGGTACGGTTCCGAGGTGGTGGTCTGTGCACTATACGGGACGGTGCATATAGTCGGTTCGATCGGAGCCACGTCGTGGAAGAGTTCACACCGACGCAGGGTTTGAAAGGATTCCTGTCCAAGTACGTGGACGAAACGGCCGTGTTCCGGCGACGTTCCCAGTCCGAGGATGACAACCCACCGTCGCCGGTAACGTTGGAGGATCCATCGGGACATGGCGGTGCAGGGGGTGGTACCGGCGGAG CCTCTCACATGCCGCATCCGTCGCCGAGCGGAGGTCTTATGCCATCGTCCCCACTGAATGCACAACCAAGCCCGATGGCGGCACATTCGCCCGGTCCGAGCAGCTTGCCGTACATGCAGAGCCACACCGACGGCAGTCCATTTGCAGCACTTTCCCCGGCTGCATCGAACTGGCCCGGGTCTCCGGGGATGCCTCGACCATCGCCACGACCTGGTCAAAGTCCGGAACATAAAGTACAAA CGTCCCATCATTACACGTCGCGCGTTCTACCGGCACGCTCGTGGGCCGGTGCGATACCGACCACATTGACCTACGAGGCACTCGATACGCTCTGTCGAGCAACGTCCCATCCGCAGAAGGAAGTTCCCGGTCCGGAGTTGAGTCCGCTCGAGCGTTTTCTCGGTTCGGTGTTTATGCGCCGGCAGCTACAGCGTATCATCCACCAGGAGGAGAGC CTGATGGCGATAACCTCGAACGAACCGGGTGTTGTGGTGTTTAAGGCAGATTGTCTGCAATACCAAGTCTTCCTCAACCCGAACCACATGCAATCGCTACACCTGAAGGTGGACCAGCTACCGATGGGACCGATGATGGACGGAAAGCCTCCGTACCAGTGGGCCGCCCAAGATCTGCAGATCCTGGAACAGTTCTTCGATCAGCGTGTAGCAGCACCACCCTATCGTCCGGCAGTCATGACCAGCTTCACGCGCATGCTTAACCTACCGGCTAAGGTGTTGAAAGACTTCATCCAGATAATGCGCCTAGATTTGATGCCGGAGCTGGTGCAGGGCAACAAATGGAACGTACAGTTCGTACTGCGCGTACCACCGTCGGCCACACCGATCGTACCCGTCGGCACCACGACGATCCTGTCCCACAGGCAGAAGATACTGTTCTTCATACAAATTACGCGCGTACCGTATATGCCCAACATGGAATGGAAGGATGCGGTAACGATGCTGCTCCCGATGGTGTACGACATGAATATGAACCACACGACACTAGCCGAACGGCGTGAACCGATGCCACCGCAGCTAAACAGTGCCGTCAGTGCGCATTTGCGCCGTTTCTCCGAATGCTCCGTACTGCTGCCCGATGAGTGTTCCCTGTTTCCGGCCGTACACGATTTGCTGCTAACGCTGACACTTCCCAACGAACCGCCGGCACCGGGACAAATGCAGATGCAG ATGGGTGGCGTAATGCAACCTGGAGGTGGACCGGGTGGTCCTGGAGGTCCAGGTGGACCAATGGGTGGACAGATAGGAGGTCCCTCGCCGCAGGTGGTACCGCAGGTTGGTTCTAGCCCGGGTCCAATGATGCATTCGCCGATGCAACAGATGGGCGGTGGTGGACAACAACCCGGTGGTTACGGTGGAATGGTTGGAGGTCCTGGGGGTGGTCCACAATCCGGCGGTCCTGGCGGTGGTGGTCCCGGAGGACCAAACTAA